From one Bradyrhizobium sp. Ash2021 genomic stretch:
- a CDS encoding pyridoxal phosphate-dependent aminotransferase translates to MPFLSAALDRVKPSATIAVTDKARALKAAGRNVIGLGAGEPDFDTPGNIKLAAIRAIEAGKTKYTDVGGIPELKEAIIGKFQRENGLTYKPNQIIVGTGGKQVLYNALMATINPGDEVIIPAPYWVSYPEMVALAGGETVPVVCTAAHGFKLSPADLEKAITPKTKWIILCSPSNPTGAAYTRAELKAITDVLVKYPHVWVMTDDMYEHLVYDDFVFTTPAQIEPKLYDRTLTVNGVSKAYCMTGWRIGYAGGPAELIKAMATIQSQSTSNPSSIAQWASVEALNGPQEFIPVHNKVFKERRDLVVSMLNQAKGIECPRPEGAFYVYPSCAGTIGKTSPSGRVLANDEDFVTELLENEGVAVVQGSAFGLGPAFRISYATKTSDLEDACKRIQRFCGNLR, encoded by the coding sequence ATGCCCTTCCTGTCCGCTGCGCTCGACCGTGTGAAGCCGTCCGCGACGATCGCGGTCACGGATAAAGCACGCGCGCTGAAAGCGGCGGGACGCAACGTCATCGGCCTTGGCGCCGGCGAGCCGGATTTCGACACCCCCGGCAACATCAAGCTGGCGGCGATCCGTGCGATCGAGGCCGGCAAGACCAAGTATACCGATGTCGGCGGCATCCCCGAGCTGAAGGAAGCCATCATCGGCAAATTCCAGCGCGAGAACGGACTGACCTACAAGCCGAACCAGATCATCGTCGGCACCGGCGGCAAGCAGGTGCTCTACAATGCGCTGATGGCGACCATCAATCCCGGCGACGAGGTCATCATTCCCGCGCCCTATTGGGTGAGCTATCCGGAGATGGTAGCGCTCGCCGGCGGTGAAACCGTTCCGGTCGTCTGCACGGCGGCGCACGGCTTCAAGCTCAGCCCCGCGGATCTGGAAAAGGCGATCACGCCGAAGACCAAGTGGATCATTCTCTGTTCGCCGTCGAACCCGACCGGCGCGGCCTATACGCGTGCCGAGCTGAAGGCGATCACCGACGTGCTGGTGAAATATCCGCATGTCTGGGTGATGACCGACGATATGTACGAGCATCTGGTCTATGACGACTTCGTGTTCACGACGCCGGCGCAGATCGAGCCGAAGCTGTACGACCGCACCCTGACGGTGAACGGCGTCTCGAAAGCCTATTGCATGACCGGCTGGCGCATCGGCTATGCTGGCGGCCCGGCGGAGCTGATCAAGGCGATGGCGACGATCCAGTCGCAATCGACCTCGAACCCGTCGTCGATCGCGCAATGGGCCTCGGTCGAAGCGCTCAACGGTCCGCAGGAATTCATCCCGGTGCACAACAAGGTGTTCAAGGAACGCCGCGACCTCGTGGTGTCGATGCTCAACCAGGCCAAGGGCATCGAGTGCCCGCGGCCCGAAGGCGCGTTCTACGTCTATCCGTCCTGCGCCGGCACCATCGGCAAGACCTCGCCGTCCGGCAGGGTGCTCGCCAATGACGAGGATTTCGTCACCGAGCTCCTGGAGAACGAAGGCGTCGCCGTGGTGCAGGGTTCCGCGTTCGGTCTGGGACCGGCGTTCCGGATTTCCTATGCGACGAAAACCTCCGATCTCGAAGACGCC